The DNA window TCTTCGTTTCGGATTATTGGGATCCTAAAATATATAGAGTAGACATGAATGACTATTCCTATGAAATTTTCATTCAAGAAGATGATTTTGTTCCAAATGGAATGTATTATGATGAAGATAGCAATCGTATATTGGGATTGGTTCGTAATATAAATGGTAGCCTTCCGAGAGTCGTTAGTATTGATCCAAGTAATGGTGAAATGGAAATAGTTGTTTATACTCATCCTTATTATTCTCTAGATGGTATAGCTAAAGATTTAGATGGAAACTATTATGTTTCTTCATGGTGTATAGAATCAGCTAGTGTACATGGAATAATTAAGTTTAACCCTAATTTTGAAAACCCTCAGATTATCGCTGATAATTGTTCTGGACCTGCAGATATCTTTATAAATGACAATCTTATGGCCATACCTAACTTAAACTCCAACAGTATTGATTTTAGAAATCTATCCGTTGGTATTTCCGAAAACCAACAATACACCATTGTTGAATGCCAATTAAACCAGAATTATCCTAATCCATTTAATCCTGTAACAAATATCAGTTTTTCAGTATCAAAGAGAGCAATTTTCAGTCTTATCGTTTTTGATATTTGTGGAAGAGAGATAGATAGTTTTAATCTTGGAGATTTCGAAAAAGGTACTCATTCATTTAAATACAATTGTTCAAATTTAGCTTCTGGAGTATACTTCTACCAGTTAAGAACTAATGATTATGTTACAGCAATGAAAAGAATGATCGTATTAAAATGACTTTCAAAATCAATTCGACTGTAATAACTACATTAACACAATGGAGAAATTATGAATATTTTTAATCTTAAAAATCTAGTCTTTCTGATTTTAATTTTTTATAAAATTAGTTTTGCTGAAAATGTAAAAGCTTTACTTGTTCTACCAAACCAATATGGAGCAAACTATTTTCTTAACTTAGACAACTTAGTTAAATTTGGATTTGATCTGACCATTACAGGTTTAACAGAATATGTAAATCCTTGTCCAGTTTATGCATCTCCCCTAGGTTGTTATCCTATCCAAACGGATCTTTTAATTAGCGAGGTTACAGATATTACAGATTATGATTGTATGATAATAATGTCTGCAACTTCTTGGACCAATATTTTACCCTGCAGTGATCTGATAGAAGATCAGCGATTTATTGATCTTGTGAAAGACGCCGTTAATTCTGGTATTGTTGTCGCTGCAAATTGTACTGCTGTCAGAGTTTTAGCAGCAGCAGATGTAATTTCTGGTGTAAATATAACAGGTAATTATTCTTTTCTGAATGAGTATACTCAAGCAGGTGCAATATATCTTGGAAGAAATCATTATCCGGTTATCGATGGAAATATTGTAACAACTGCAGCTGGTGATTACTTTAATATTCAAAATTGCAATGCAGTTTACAAAGCAATCGTTAGTAATAGATCAAAGAAGAACAATAGTATAGTTAATAAGAAATCCATAGTTCAAAAAACTATATTGAACAAAATCATCACAGTAAAAACATACGGAACGGATGTATCTGATGGTTTCAGAGCAATTTGTCAATCAAATGATGATCATTTAATCTTTGGTGGTTATACTTTTTCAGGAGATTTTGGAAATTCTGATGGTTTGATTATCAAAACTGATCTAAACGGAGAACTGATATGGCAAAAAACTTTTGGTGGTGCTGGATTTGAATACATTAACTCTATTTGTACTGACCCATCCGGAAATATTATTGCTACAGGATATACAACTTCATTTGGTAATGGATTGGAAGATATTTACATCATCAAATTTGATGGAGCTGGAGATTTGATTTGGGAAAAATATTATGGTGATGAATACAGTAATGTTGCAGAAAAGATAATACTTGGTCATGATGATAATTTCCTAATTACTGGTTTTACTGAAAGTGAAACTAATGAAGATGATATTTTTGTAACTAAAATTAACAATGATGGTGACAAAATTTGGACAAAAACGAAAAACGAAGTAAAATCACAGTTCGGAAAAGATATTATCAAAACTAATAATAACAATTATTTCGTGTTAGGTAGTCATGGAAGTTTTTCCAGTCAGGGATGGTCTAATAGGGATGTATGTACTTTTAATATCGACGATGCTGGTAATTATACTGTTAATAAAAACTATGGAGAATCTGGCTATCAAAACTGGGGAAATTCCATTTGTGAAGCAGATGATGATTCTTTCTTTATAACTGGCAATGCTGACATCACTTATCAAGATCTTTATCAAGTTTATGGATTGAAAACCAAACCTCAGGAAAATCTTCAATGGCATTGCAGATATGGTGAAGGAACATTTTATGACTATGGTATTTCAGCTTTGAAACTTAGTGATGACAGATACTTTATAATTGGAGTATCAAAATCTAACCTTTATAATGATGATATATATATAATTATGTTAGATGAAAATGGGAACCAATTAGATAAAGAAGTTTATAACGAACCAGGAGTTGACTGGATTTATAATGCAACTTTATCATTAGATAAAAATTTTATACTTATAGCCGGTCAGACAAATTCATATGGAGAAGGTGCTTATGATGCTCTTTTCTTAAAAATTCCAGTAAGTGATTTTGAGACCTCGATCTCTAATGATAACATTGCAAATGATGAAATTTTGATTTCAAATTATCCTAATCCATTTAATCCAGTAACTAACATTGGTTTTTCAGTATCAAAGAGAGCAATTTTCAGCCTAATCGTTTTTGATATTTGTGGAAGAGAGATTGATAGTTTATATCTTGGAGAATTCCAAAAAGGTATTCATTCATTTGAATATAATTGTTCAAATTTAGCTTCTGGAGTATACTTCTACCAGTTAAGAACTAATGATTATGTTACAGCAATGAAAAGAATGATCGTTTTAAAATAATTACACCGGAATAGCTGATATTTCTAAACTTTTGAGTCATGAAATTAACAGAGTGTCCGGCATTTTATTTATCTAGTTGAAAAAAATCTAGTTGTGACCAGTTAAATGAGATTTTATGATACTATACACATTGATGTTAACTGTTTTGTTTTACATATAGTTTCATCTTGATGAGTTTGATAATTGTAAACTATGTAACTCAAATTTCCCAGTTTAAATTATTGATGCAAAACTGTAGGTACTCACACCTTAAATTCCATAAGAGGACAGACACAGAGGTTGAGCAAAGCTCACCGTTTTCAACGGCTGCCCCTACAAAATTGCGATGCGTCAAAGAGAGGAACTTGAAAATCGTTAAATAAACTATTAAATCTTTATCTTTCTATAATATCGTAATATATAACTCTATTTTCA is part of the Candidatus Delongbacteria bacterium genome and encodes:
- a CDS encoding DJ-1/PfpI family protein — its product is MNIFNLKNLVFLILIFYKISFAENVKALLVLPNQYGANYFLNLDNLVKFGFDLTITGLTEYVNPCPVYASPLGCYPIQTDLLISEVTDITDYDCMIIMSATSWTNILPCSDLIEDQRFIDLVKDAVNSGIVVAANCTAVRVLAAADVISGVNITGNYSFLNEYTQAGAIYLGRNHYPVIDGNIVTTAAGDYFNIQNCNAVYKAIVSNRSKKNNSIVNKKSIVQKTILNKIITVKTYGTDVSDGFRAICQSNDDHLIFGGYTFSGDFGNSDGLIIKTDLNGELIWQKTFGGAGFEYINSICTDPSGNIIATGYTTSFGNGLEDIYIIKFDGAGDLIWEKYYGDEYSNVAEKIILGHDDNFLITGFTESETNEDDIFVTKINNDGDKIWTKTKNEVKSQFGKDIIKTNNNNYFVLGSHGSFSSQGWSNRDVCTFNIDDAGNYTVNKNYGESGYQNWGNSICEADDDSFFITGNADITYQDLYQVYGLKTKPQENLQWHCRYGEGTFYDYGISALKLSDDRYFIIGVSKSNLYNDDIYIIMLDENGNQLDKEVYNEPGVDWIYNATLSLDKNFILIAGQTNSYGEGAYDALFLKIPVSDFETSISNDNIANDEILISNYPNPFNPVTNIGFSVSKRAIFSLIVFDICGREIDSLYLGEFQKGIHSFEYNCSNLASGVYFYQLRTNDYVTAMKRMIVLK